Proteins from a genomic interval of Amycolatopsis sp. cg13:
- a CDS encoding LysR family transcriptional regulator gives MLHSRLLQYIDEVARLGSIRAAGARLHVAPSAINRQILLLEAELGQPLFDRLPRGMRPTPAGEALLAHVRRTLQQYRETVADIRDLHALGSGEVVIATMTGLASSVVATAAAAFRSRHPRVRISIRAMTTQEILHAVEASEADLGLGFNVPPSAHLEVCWQMNTRLGVVVAPHHPLAGADPIPLAQCPPYPLIFADRSMVIHGIVAEAFAKAGLDIEPAFHTNSIETMKRLAASGDAIAFLSEFDIAEEIRDGRLVFRPVRDAFSNNVVSLVRREKHGHGLASLLLAEDIVGALTHAQTPRP, from the coding sequence GTGCTCCACTCGCGGTTGCTGCAGTACATCGACGAAGTGGCGCGCCTCGGCTCCATCCGCGCGGCCGGCGCCCGGCTGCACGTCGCGCCGTCGGCGATCAACCGGCAGATCCTGCTCCTGGAAGCGGAACTCGGCCAGCCGCTGTTCGACCGTCTGCCGCGCGGGATGCGCCCGACGCCAGCCGGGGAGGCGCTTCTCGCGCACGTCCGGCGCACGCTGCAGCAGTACCGCGAGACCGTCGCCGACATCCGCGACCTGCACGCGCTCGGCAGCGGCGAGGTCGTAATCGCCACGATGACCGGCCTGGCCAGCAGCGTCGTCGCCACCGCCGCGGCGGCGTTCCGGTCTCGCCATCCGCGAGTCCGGATCTCGATTCGCGCGATGACGACGCAGGAGATCCTGCACGCGGTCGAAGCCAGCGAAGCCGATCTCGGACTCGGCTTCAACGTCCCGCCGTCGGCGCACCTCGAGGTCTGCTGGCAGATGAACACGCGGCTCGGCGTGGTCGTCGCCCCGCACCATCCGCTCGCCGGCGCGGACCCGATCCCGCTCGCGCAGTGCCCGCCCTACCCGCTGATCTTCGCCGACCGCTCGATGGTCATCCACGGCATCGTGGCGGAAGCCTTCGCCAAGGCCGGTCTCGACATCGAACCGGCCTTCCACACCAACTCGATCGAGACCATGAAACGCCTCGCGGCCTCCGGCGACGCCATCGCGTTCCTCAGCGAATTCGACATCGCCGAGGAGATCCGCGACGGCCGCCTCGTCTTCCGCCCGGTTCGCGACGCGTTCAGCAACAACGTGGTTTCGTTGGTGCGGCGGGAAAAACACGGCCACGGGCTGGCGAGTTTGTTGCTGGCCGAGGACATTGTGGGCGCGTTGACTCACGCGCAGACTCCGCGGCCGTAG
- a CDS encoding adenine deaminase C-terminal domain-containing protein — protein sequence MHTESVYPGSLLVYRQRIVALNPDESVVRVREVFDGEGLYAIPGLIDAHLHFESQLAHPAAFGEAIVPSGTTTVFGETLDFASAAGDEAVEAVQTLFADHENLPYRLYAFAPGKKTSTDVTEAMLKMDPVIGLGELAHLSYMTGDADDFRKSALGRANSGFVNCHWGVTALSDMLLNYMPAIGVDNNHDVWNEEDIEKSIRYGLNTQIKFGVGSPEVIRTMLRAIVKRRWPAENFQLCADNISVDRVLRQGHIDWVISLAIEMGMPPIKAIKMGTLYAARSFRKDRDLGSLSPGRFADIVLTDSLAKINPRYVFKGGELVARDRKLLNRVGIDYSSLAKEPKPGLADLTAEQLDLVPLEISPEGDQAKVLLFDVYGRGHLKFAQEIWVPFRDGAVVPEHEGERLNRISVVQRYTDGERHIVTGLFKGVSLDRGAVSTFWPAPSAYFVSVGSDSAEMCANLKQLDTLVGGCIVTEDGETKACLPLEFYGVMADMNLAELVDATRSVDAALEKLGNHNEGEPVVNKLLTLFISLDRFGFMK from the coding sequence GTGCACACGGAAAGTGTCTACCCCGGCTCGCTTCTCGTTTACCGGCAGCGGATCGTGGCGCTGAACCCCGACGAGTCGGTCGTGCGGGTGCGCGAGGTCTTCGACGGTGAAGGGCTTTACGCGATCCCCGGTTTGATCGACGCGCATCTGCATTTCGAGTCGCAGCTCGCGCATCCGGCGGCGTTCGGCGAGGCGATCGTCCCGAGTGGAACGACCACGGTCTTCGGAGAGACCCTGGACTTCGCCAGCGCGGCCGGGGACGAGGCGGTGGAAGCTGTCCAAACATTGTTTGCTGACCACGAAAACCTGCCGTATCGGCTTTACGCGTTCGCGCCGGGGAAGAAGACCTCGACGGACGTCACCGAGGCCATGCTGAAGATGGATCCGGTGATCGGGCTCGGCGAACTGGCGCACCTGTCCTACATGACCGGGGACGCCGACGACTTCCGCAAGTCCGCGCTGGGCCGGGCGAATTCCGGGTTCGTGAACTGCCATTGGGGCGTCACGGCGCTGTCGGACATGCTGCTGAACTACATGCCCGCGATCGGCGTCGACAACAATCACGACGTCTGGAACGAGGAGGACATCGAAAAGAGCATCCGCTACGGGCTGAATACGCAGATCAAGTTCGGCGTCGGAAGTCCCGAGGTCATCCGGACCATGTTGCGCGCCATCGTGAAACGGCGCTGGCCCGCGGAGAACTTCCAGCTTTGCGCGGACAACATCTCGGTCGACCGGGTCCTGCGGCAAGGCCACATCGACTGGGTGATCTCGCTGGCGATCGAAATGGGAATGCCGCCGATCAAGGCGATCAAAATGGGCACGCTCTACGCCGCCCGCTCGTTCCGCAAGGACCGCGATCTCGGTTCGCTCAGCCCGGGCCGCTTCGCCGACATCGTCCTCACCGACAGTCTCGCCAAGATCAATCCGCGGTATGTGTTCAAGGGCGGCGAACTGGTCGCGCGCGACCGTAAGCTGCTCAACCGCGTCGGCATCGATTACTCAAGCCTGGCCAAGGAACCCAAGCCGGGTCTCGCCGACCTGACCGCCGAGCAACTCGACTTGGTGCCACTCGAAATCTCGCCCGAAGGCGACCAAGCGAAGGTGCTGCTTTTCGACGTCTACGGACGCGGGCATCTCAAGTTCGCCCAAGAGATCTGGGTACCGTTCCGCGACGGTGCGGTCGTGCCCGAGCACGAAGGCGAGCGGCTCAACCGGATTTCCGTCGTACAGCGTTACACCGACGGAGAGCGGCACATCGTCACCGGACTGTTCAAGGGCGTGTCGCTCGACCGCGGTGCGGTGTCGACGTTCTGGCCCGCCCCGTCGGCGTACTTCGTGAGCGTCGGCAGCGACAGCGCGGAAATGTGCGCCAACCTCAAGCAATTGGACACGCTCGTCGGCGGCTGCATCGTGACCGAGGACGGCGAGACAAAAGCCTGTCTGCCCTTGGAATTCTACGGCGTGATGGCCGACATGAATCTCGCCGAACTCGTCGACGCGACCCGCTCGGTCGACGCCGCGCTCGAAAAGCTGGGCAACCACAACGAGGGCGAGCCTGTCGTCAACAAACTCCTGACCCTGTTCATCTCGCTCGACCGTTTCGGATTCATGAAGTAA
- a CDS encoding YitT family protein encodes MPYDKDAGVIDTGNVVRRWITYIAGIYLLTLGLGLAIRAGIGISPQSSLTRTMTLVLPPLSQGTFNLMLEVLMLGLTFLVLPRAFKLKNLFSLVPALILAALLDFNLMATKWISLGPYAANLALLFLADAMLAFGLFLMIRANLVLMPIDLFVNTLQKKTGRKWGNIKTVFDCTLLAISAGIGLIFLGGPHFIREGTIINAVLVGQYIKLYFFLYKKFQARKLKPVESAA; translated from the coding sequence GTGCCTTACGACAAAGACGCGGGAGTAATCGACACCGGAAACGTGGTGCGGCGGTGGATCACCTACATCGCGGGCATCTACCTGCTGACGCTCGGTCTCGGCCTGGCCATCCGCGCCGGGATCGGCATCTCCCCGCAAAGCAGCCTGACCCGCACGATGACGCTCGTGCTCCCGCCGCTCAGCCAGGGCACGTTCAATCTCATGCTCGAAGTGCTCATGCTCGGGCTGACTTTCCTGGTGCTGCCAAGGGCGTTCAAACTCAAGAACCTGTTCTCGCTGGTTCCGGCGCTGATTCTGGCCGCGCTGCTCGACTTCAACCTGATGGCGACGAAGTGGATCTCGCTCGGGCCCTATGCGGCGAATCTCGCGTTGCTGTTCCTCGCCGACGCGATGCTGGCGTTCGGGCTCTTCCTCATGATCCGCGCCAATCTGGTGCTGATGCCGATCGACCTGTTCGTCAACACCCTGCAGAAGAAGACCGGCCGCAAATGGGGAAACATCAAGACCGTCTTCGACTGCACACTGCTGGCGATCTCGGCGGGCATCGGGCTGATCTTCCTCGGCGGACCGCATTTCATCCGCGAGGGCACGATCATCAACGCCGTCCTGGTCGGCCAGTACATCAAGCTCTATTTCTTCCTGTACAAGAAGTTCCAAGCCCGCAAGCTCAAGCCCGTTGAAAGCGCAGCGTGA
- a CDS encoding sensor histidine kinase, which yields MTTVVAPEARALRRARRTIAGQIAVVITMVVLAAGVIAYWVLLRGQSAETERQLEFALSHGLSATPPGCTYLVTPEGHAPAGRLPFTIPPVPLVPHDGDVVTEERVLDGATYTIRTVNRGGEVWQAYFNEHYLISDREQLLLGLGVAELVVLIASVISGYLLAGRAIRPLGEALRRQRTFVADASHELRAPLTRLHTRTQLLARRGGAGPDELQTLVSGTRELGAVVDDLLLSAQACAKRPQLEPVQLAVLAEQAVAAESVRANDRQVDLRLSRSPGLEDVVPGVPTALRRVLSALLDNAIGHTPPGGSIEVILANPDARHVELRVCDTGTGFPQHEAERLFERFAHGAHGEGRRFGLGLALVQEVVTGHGGTIAAFGKPGVGATFTLRFQRA from the coding sequence GTGACCACCGTCGTCGCCCCGGAGGCGCGGGCGCTGCGGCGCGCGCGGCGGACCATCGCGGGCCAGATCGCCGTGGTGATCACGATGGTCGTGCTCGCCGCGGGCGTGATCGCGTACTGGGTGCTCCTGCGCGGGCAGTCCGCGGAGACCGAGCGGCAGCTGGAATTCGCGTTGAGTCACGGGCTTTCCGCGACCCCGCCCGGATGCACCTACCTGGTGACGCCCGAGGGGCACGCGCCCGCCGGGCGGCTCCCGTTCACGATCCCGCCGGTGCCGCTAGTGCCGCACGACGGTGATGTGGTGACGGAAGAACGCGTGCTTGACGGCGCGACGTACACCATCCGTACGGTCAACCGCGGCGGCGAGGTATGGCAGGCGTACTTCAACGAGCACTACCTGATCTCTGACCGCGAACAGCTGCTGCTGGGGCTTGGGGTGGCCGAGCTGGTGGTGCTGATCGCGTCGGTGATCAGCGGGTATCTGCTGGCCGGGCGGGCAATCCGGCCGTTGGGCGAGGCATTGCGCCGGCAACGGACATTCGTCGCCGACGCGTCCCATGAGCTGCGTGCGCCGTTGACCCGGCTGCACACCCGCACGCAGCTCCTGGCCCGGCGCGGCGGTGCCGGACCGGATGAGCTGCAAACCCTGGTCTCGGGCACCCGCGAATTGGGTGCGGTGGTCGACGATCTGCTGTTGTCCGCGCAGGCCTGTGCCAAGCGGCCGCAGCTGGAGCCGGTGCAGCTGGCGGTGCTGGCGGAACAGGCGGTGGCGGCGGAATCGGTCCGGGCGAACGACCGGCAGGTGGACCTCCGGCTGAGTCGTTCGCCGGGGCTGGAGGACGTGGTGCCGGGCGTCCCGACCGCGTTGCGGCGAGTGCTGTCCGCCTTGCTGGACAACGCGATCGGGCACACTCCGCCCGGCGGGTCGATCGAGGTGATTCTCGCCAACCCGGACGCCCGGCACGTCGAACTGCGCGTGTGCGACACCGGAACCGGCTTCCCGCAGCACGAAGCGGAGCGGCTTTTCGAACGTTTCGCGCACGGCGCGCACGGTGAGGGACGACGGTTCGGGTTGGGGTTGGCGTTGGTGCAGGAAGTGGTGACCGGACATGGCGGGACTATTGCCGCGTTCGGAAAGCCTGGAGTCGGCGCGACCTTCACGCTGCGCTTTCAACGGGCTTGA
- a CDS encoding response regulator transcription factor gives MLLVEDDRDLAGMLVELLAGEGYETEVAHDGQRGLHLGLTGRHAVVILDRRLPVVDGLSVLAQLRRRAVPARVLVLSALGELADRVHGLDTGADDYLVKPFETDELLARVRALCRRDEEHAESLPLGAAALDLQRHEVVLPRGERVTLSGREFELLRTLAQRPKAIHPRASLRAGVFTESAAESIVDTYVYYLRRKLGRGVVKTVHGLGYQIGAV, from the coding sequence GTGCTCCTGGTCGAGGACGATCGCGATCTCGCCGGGATGCTCGTCGAATTGCTCGCCGGAGAAGGTTACGAGACCGAAGTGGCCCACGACGGCCAGCGCGGCCTGCACCTCGGGCTCACCGGGCGGCACGCGGTGGTGATTCTCGACCGGCGGCTGCCGGTGGTCGACGGCCTCTCGGTGCTGGCCCAGCTGCGCCGCCGGGCGGTGCCCGCGCGGGTGCTGGTGCTGTCGGCGCTGGGCGAGCTGGCGGACCGGGTGCACGGCCTCGACACCGGGGCCGACGACTACCTGGTGAAACCGTTCGAGACCGACGAGCTCCTCGCCAGGGTGCGCGCGTTGTGCCGCCGCGACGAGGAGCACGCCGAATCGCTCCCGCTCGGCGCGGCGGCGCTGGACCTGCAACGGCACGAGGTCGTGCTGCCGCGCGGCGAGCGGGTGACGCTGTCCGGCCGCGAGTTCGAACTGCTGCGCACGCTTGCCCAGCGGCCCAAGGCAATCCACCCGCGGGCGTCCCTGCGCGCGGGAGTGTTCACCGAGTCCGCCGCTGAGTCCATTGTGGACACCTATGTGTACTACCTGCGGCGGAAGCTGGGGCGGGGCGTGGTGAAGACGGTGCACGGCCTTGGCTACCAGATCGGGGCGGTGTGA
- a CDS encoding cation:proton antiporter: MSAVEAAPAFFLAAVVILVACRAVNALAVRLGQPPVVGEMVTGVLLGPSLLGLLLPGVQEWLFPDSVRTLLYLGGQIGLVIYMFGAGYEFRLSALKEGRKTVAAVSAAGTVVPLALGVGVSVLGANWAGILKPGVSPVVSAAFVAVALAITAFPMMARIITERGLGSTRFGSLALACGALDDVLAWILLAVVLGMHAGTAGPIATAIGGGVLFVLLVWLVVRRIVARVMDNPRVSVDQRMLVTAMFLFGAAWFTDVIGLYAVFGAFMLGLVFPRGEAADAVLARIMPVGRVVFLPLFFTYSGLNTRFALLADPKLLMFALVCIAVAVVGKLGASWGAARLTGEPQPVALRIGVLVNARGLMQLVALNVGLSAGIVSPALFTVLVLVALVTTIMTSPVLGWLDKRDARRYADGEMPEFLLTGRS, translated from the coding sequence ATGAGTGCCGTAGAAGCCGCACCCGCGTTTTTCCTGGCGGCCGTGGTGATCCTGGTGGCCTGCCGGGCGGTGAACGCACTCGCGGTGCGGCTCGGACAACCGCCGGTGGTCGGCGAGATGGTCACCGGTGTGCTGCTGGGCCCGTCGCTGCTCGGGCTCCTGCTGCCGGGCGTCCAGGAATGGCTGTTCCCGGACTCGGTGCGCACGCTGCTCTACCTCGGCGGCCAGATCGGGCTCGTCATCTACATGTTCGGTGCCGGCTACGAGTTTCGGCTGAGCGCCCTGAAGGAAGGGAGGAAAACCGTCGCGGCGGTGTCCGCCGCGGGCACAGTCGTGCCGCTCGCGCTCGGCGTGGGGGTGAGCGTGCTCGGCGCGAACTGGGCCGGAATCCTGAAACCCGGGGTGTCGCCGGTGGTTTCGGCGGCGTTCGTCGCGGTGGCGCTCGCGATCACGGCGTTTCCGATGATGGCCCGGATCATCACCGAACGCGGTTTGGGCAGCACCCGGTTCGGCTCGCTCGCGCTCGCGTGCGGCGCCCTCGACGACGTCCTCGCCTGGATCCTGCTGGCCGTCGTCCTCGGCATGCACGCCGGCACAGCCGGTCCGATCGCGACGGCCATTGGCGGCGGAGTGCTGTTCGTGCTGCTGGTGTGGCTGGTGGTCCGGCGGATCGTGGCGCGGGTGATGGACAACCCGCGCGTGTCGGTGGACCAGCGGATGCTCGTCACCGCCATGTTCCTGTTCGGCGCCGCGTGGTTCACCGACGTCATCGGCCTCTACGCGGTGTTCGGCGCGTTCATGCTCGGGCTGGTGTTCCCGCGCGGCGAGGCGGCCGACGCGGTGCTCGCGCGGATCATGCCGGTCGGCCGGGTCGTGTTCCTGCCGCTGTTCTTCACCTATTCCGGCCTCAACACGCGATTCGCGCTGCTCGCCGACCCGAAGCTGCTGATGTTCGCGCTGGTCTGCATCGCGGTCGCGGTGGTCGGCAAACTCGGCGCCTCGTGGGGCGCGGCGCGGCTGACCGGCGAACCGCAACCGGTAGCGCTGCGGATCGGCGTGCTGGTGAACGCGCGCGGACTGATGCAATTGGTGGCATTGAACGTGGGGCTGTCCGCCGGAATCGTTTCGCCCGCGCTGTTCACCGTCCTGGTGCTCGTCGCGCTCGTCACCACGATCATGACCTCGCCGGTGCTCGGCTGGCTGGACAAACGCGACGCCCGCCGGTACGCCGACGGAGAAATGCCCGAATTTCTCCTCACCGGACGAAGCTGA
- a CDS encoding cytochrome P450: MKRLVLAGAAGLIATSPKWLPGRVVAMRNRIFALVNGDEGYQVPVEDFRRVYADPAADGRSEGAALSDLFWYWLAPGPQVHQEHLEPGPRYDEVAKTTRNILVKSKAESQAMTERVAARVLDRIETGPGRLLRLRDEMMPVWAELYYELVFGEPCPPEARDLIVGHADDVVSALKCVRPRNMRRRARLTAYLRRRLDDVPHPLPSRLTREEQVFYLQGTFFNTAVVQMSEAMAHLLMVLAEHPQVQRRLAENPDDDEYFDRVLDECLRTYPLFGIAHRITTGDIELADRTIDAGTVLLFSYPEFHHAGVDRPDEFDPERWAGCPAHQQRNFLPFGVAQNRPCPARGLAPVTMRVVTREFLRRFALTTSAAHTRSIPNRGPVFATPRGSRRNPRAALAYLAVRDRWEDVWRSLAQLVFGTYMVLDARRLRLCTKHFQGGTR; the protein is encoded by the coding sequence ATGAAACGTCTCGTGCTCGCCGGGGCGGCCGGGCTGATCGCGACCAGCCCGAAGTGGCTGCCGGGCCGGGTCGTCGCGATGCGGAACCGGATCTTCGCGCTGGTCAACGGGGACGAGGGCTACCAGGTGCCGGTCGAGGACTTCCGCCGGGTGTACGCCGATCCGGCGGCCGACGGACGCAGCGAGGGCGCCGCGCTGTCCGACCTGTTCTGGTACTGGCTCGCGCCCGGACCGCAGGTGCACCAGGAACATCTGGAGCCGGGCCCGCGCTACGACGAGGTCGCCAAAACCACCCGGAACATCCTGGTCAAGTCCAAGGCCGAATCGCAGGCGATGACCGAACGGGTCGCCGCACGCGTGCTCGACCGGATCGAAACCGGGCCGGGACGGCTGCTCCGGCTGCGCGACGAGATGATGCCGGTCTGGGCCGAGCTGTACTACGAGCTGGTGTTCGGCGAACCGTGCCCGCCGGAGGCGCGGGACCTGATCGTCGGGCACGCCGACGACGTCGTGTCCGCGCTGAAGTGCGTGCGCCCGCGCAACATGCGCCGTCGCGCCCGGCTCACCGCGTACCTGCGCCGCCGGCTCGACGACGTGCCGCATCCGCTGCCGTCGCGGCTCACCCGCGAGGAGCAGGTGTTCTACCTGCAAGGCACGTTCTTCAACACCGCGGTCGTGCAGATGTCCGAGGCGATGGCGCACCTGCTGATGGTGCTCGCCGAACATCCGCAGGTGCAGCGCAGGCTCGCGGAAAACCCGGACGACGACGAGTATTTCGACCGTGTGCTGGACGAATGCCTGCGCACCTATCCGCTCTTCGGCATCGCGCACCGCATCACCACCGGTGACATCGAACTGGCCGACCGGACCATCGACGCGGGCACCGTGCTGTTGTTCAGCTATCCGGAGTTCCACCACGCAGGAGTGGACCGTCCCGACGAGTTCGACCCGGAGCGTTGGGCCGGTTGCCCCGCGCATCAGCAGAGAAATTTCTTGCCGTTCGGCGTCGCGCAAAACCGGCCGTGCCCGGCGCGCGGCCTCGCCCCGGTGACGATGCGGGTGGTCACCAGGGAATTCCTGCGCCGGTTCGCCCTCACGACGAGCGCCGCGCACACCCGCTCGATTCCCAACCGCGGACCGGTTTTCGCCACCCCGCGCGGATCGCGGCGAAATCCCCGTGCCGCGTTGGCCTACCTGGCGGTGCGCGATCGCTGGGAAGACGTGTGGCGCAGCCTCGCGCAGCTGGTCTTCGGCACCTACATGGTGCTCGACGCGCGTCGGCTTCGGTTGTGCACCAAACACTTCCAGGGAGGAACCCGATGA
- a CDS encoding alpha-hydroxy acid oxidase, whose product MRTIAELEAIARERMEPAHYDYYAGGAGEEATLRANEEEFRRRVLVPRALLGVGKRDLTVEIAGSPMSMPILVCPTAFHRLAHSDGELATAQATAEAGTVFVCSMASTTAVEDVAKVADVFWFQLYVQSDREFTEAVISRAENAGARALVVTVDSAVRGRREREYRHAFHDLPPGLAAENMRDATGRVRDIEMPVDLTWDDLAWLRESTKMPMLLKGVLHPEDARRAVAAGIDGLVVSNHGGRQLDGAISSLAALPEIVSVVDGQMPLILDGGVRSGADVVKALALGADAVGVGRPVLWGLAAAGQEGVAEVLERLREETDTALGLCGARTPGELTPDLLR is encoded by the coding sequence ATGCGCACGATCGCGGAGCTGGAAGCCATCGCACGCGAACGGATGGAGCCAGCGCACTACGACTATTACGCCGGCGGAGCGGGCGAGGAAGCCACCTTGCGCGCCAACGAAGAAGAATTCCGCCGCCGGGTGCTGGTGCCGCGGGCACTGCTCGGAGTCGGCAAACGCGACCTGACGGTGGAAATCGCCGGATCGCCGATGTCGATGCCGATTCTGGTGTGCCCGACGGCATTCCACCGTCTCGCGCATTCGGACGGGGAACTCGCGACCGCGCAAGCCACTGCGGAAGCGGGCACCGTCTTCGTGTGCAGCATGGCCTCGACGACGGCTGTCGAAGACGTCGCCAAAGTCGCCGACGTGTTCTGGTTCCAGTTGTATGTGCAATCAGACCGCGAGTTCACCGAAGCGGTCATCAGCCGGGCGGAGAACGCGGGCGCGCGGGCATTGGTGGTGACGGTCGATTCCGCGGTGCGCGGACGGCGGGAACGCGAGTACCGCCACGCGTTCCACGATCTTCCTCCGGGGCTGGCCGCCGAGAACATGCGCGACGCCACCGGCCGGGTGCGCGACATCGAAATGCCCGTCGACCTGACCTGGGACGATCTCGCCTGGCTGCGCGAAAGCACGAAAATGCCGATGCTGCTCAAGGGCGTGCTGCACCCGGAGGACGCCCGGCGCGCGGTGGCGGCCGGAATCGACGGACTCGTGGTGTCCAACCACGGCGGACGGCAACTCGACGGCGCAATTTCGAGTCTGGCCGCACTTCCCGAAATCGTGTCCGTTGTGGACGGTCAAATGCCACTGATCCTCGACGGCGGTGTGCGAAGCGGCGCGGACGTCGTCAAGGCGCTCGCTCTCGGCGCGGACGCGGTCGGCGTCGGCAGGCCGGTGCTGTGGGGCCTTGCTGCGGCGGGGCAGGAAGGGGTCGCCGAAGTGCTGGAACGGTTGCGCGAGGAAACGGACACCGCGCTCGGGCTGTGCGGGGCGCGGACGCCCGGCGAGCTGACTCCGGACCTGCTCCGATGA